The following proteins come from a genomic window of Limnohabitans sp. 103DPR2:
- the flgA gene encoding flagellar basal body P-ring formation chaperone FlgA, giving the protein MNSGMFNPSVKTSTPAQGLMQILCLTVFWLFALSLPLQAQTNRPANAQTSTPPIAPLSAAGSAEAEAMNMQVRQWMAQTHGVTPKEVVIAPLDSRLKVQGCQKTLNIDHPFASKETLRVRCPEPVWQLYLQVSMPQGGNLPAVVSSSANGGATPTPGGSTKTMVVAKRLLQRGSILQPDMLEEVQASPGNADTQILSTLKDAQFAELTRDIGAGQPLRVSDIRRAVMVKQGQTVMLSIGNKSDFQITIRMEAMQDGRLGEQVKLKNPESGRQVSGVVTGLNTAKGL; this is encoded by the coding sequence ATGAACTCCGGTATGTTCAATCCAAGTGTCAAAACATCTACACCTGCCCAAGGCTTGATGCAAATCCTGTGCCTGACGGTTTTTTGGCTCTTTGCGCTAAGCCTGCCATTGCAGGCCCAGACCAACAGGCCTGCCAATGCGCAGACCAGCACGCCACCCATTGCCCCCCTCAGTGCAGCGGGCAGTGCGGAGGCCGAGGCCATGAACATGCAAGTTCGCCAATGGATGGCGCAAACCCATGGCGTGACGCCTAAAGAGGTGGTGATTGCGCCCTTAGACAGCCGGCTGAAAGTACAGGGCTGTCAAAAAACCTTGAACATCGACCATCCTTTTGCGTCCAAAGAAACCCTCAGGGTTCGTTGCCCAGAGCCTGTTTGGCAACTCTATTTACAAGTCAGCATGCCCCAAGGCGGCAATTTGCCAGCTGTCGTCTCAAGTTCTGCCAATGGCGGGGCCACCCCAACGCCTGGTGGCAGCACCAAAACCATGGTGGTGGCCAAGCGCTTGCTTCAGCGGGGGAGCATTTTGCAGCCCGACATGCTGGAAGAAGTTCAAGCTTCCCCAGGAAATGCCGATACACAAATACTGAGTACGCTGAAAGATGCGCAATTTGCAGAGTTGACCCGTGACATTGGGGCCGGACAGCCATTGCGGGTGTCGGACATTCGCCGTGCAGTCATGGTGAAACAGGGACAGACCGTCATGTTGTCTATTGGCAACAAGTCTGATTTTCAGATCACGATCCGCATGGAAGCCATGCAAGATGGTCGTTTGGGTGAGCAGGTGAAGCTCAAAAACCCAGAGTCTGGGCGTCAAGTTTCTGGGGTCGTGACCGGTTTGAACACGGCAAAAGGGCTTTGA
- the flgM gene encoding flagellar biosynthesis anti-sigma factor FlgM, producing the protein MTDAISNYGQRAQSDASLRSALDKANRKGSSKDSVASEPAMPAAPSAKSAGADQLQLTNVAARAMAEPDFDRAKVESIKQAIQDGHYPLNPRKIAESFHAIEQMIRE; encoded by the coding sequence ATGACCGATGCAATTTCAAATTATGGACAACGCGCCCAGTCGGATGCGTCGTTGCGCAGCGCATTGGACAAAGCCAACCGCAAGGGCAGCTCGAAAGACAGTGTCGCCAGCGAACCCGCCATGCCTGCAGCGCCCAGCGCCAAATCGGCCGGTGCAGATCAGTTGCAATTGACCAATGTGGCGGCTCGTGCCATGGCCGAGCCCGACTTTGATCGAGCCAAGGTGGAGTCCATCAAGCAAGCAATTCAAGACGGTCATTACCCATTGAACCCTCGCAAAATTGCTGAAAGCTTCCACGCCATTGAGCAAATGATTCGTGAGTGA
- a CDS encoding flagellar protein FlgN encodes MSERALIVSDQLVQLLALEFEALKSQDLDRFESLQPGKNDLLAELAQLCPSAEDLQKLPEWDALRERLIECRDLHRRNAVLIERKLDTIRGALHSLRAGDSGSPVEVYDRLGQVARFSRGRGYQEV; translated from the coding sequence GTGAGTGAGCGAGCACTGATCGTTTCAGACCAGCTGGTCCAGCTGTTGGCTTTGGAGTTTGAAGCTCTGAAGAGCCAAGACCTGGACCGGTTTGAATCATTGCAGCCTGGAAAAAATGATTTGTTGGCCGAGTTGGCGCAACTTTGCCCTTCAGCAGAAGACCTCCAAAAACTTCCCGAGTGGGATGCCCTGCGCGAACGCCTCATTGAATGCCGTGACTTGCATCGGCGCAATGCGGTGTTGATTGAGCGTAAGTTAGACACCATTCGAGGTGCCCTTCACAGTTTGCGCGCTGGCGATTCTGGCAGCCCTGTGGAGGTTTATGACCGCTTAGGTCAAGTGGCCCGCTTTAGTCGCGGCCGCGGTTATCAAGAAGTTTGA
- a CDS encoding EscU/YscU/HrcU family type III secretion system export apparatus switch protein, with protein sequence MRQAVALAYGKNPVPVVTAKGDDDLAWRMIDEARKQGVFISEDPQLLALLSRLDVDQEIPQELYTAVAVVLSWVYWLKGMRPGDEKATQEVQKEDVTEAQAFEENGTSQTS encoded by the coding sequence ATGCGTCAAGCCGTCGCCCTTGCCTATGGCAAGAATCCCGTCCCTGTGGTCACCGCCAAGGGTGACGATGATTTGGCGTGGCGCATGATCGATGAAGCACGCAAGCAAGGGGTGTTCATTTCGGAAGACCCCCAATTGCTGGCCCTCTTAAGCCGACTCGATGTCGACCAAGAAATTCCGCAAGAGCTTTACACCGCTGTGGCGGTGGTTTTGTCATGGGTGTATTGGCTCAAGGGCATGCGCCCTGGCGATGAAAAAGCAACTCAAGAAGTTCAGAAAGAAGATGTGACTGAGGCTCAAGCGTTTGAAGAAAACGGTACCAGTCAAACTTCTTGA
- the fliK gene encoding flagellar hook-length control protein FliK: protein MGPVPLISGAEALVAPGRIHPIFLEGKLLPLQGSPAAELGLKDGQVIQATVRSQHGQPMLVLQGRNLPLPGLQPSQVGESIWLRAQGGTLVPVNAQPLVSRIASLLYRPSVNTELSQLFQPGTLDELLSKVQRPDLQAQWRGMQLSMAQLTPGALRQAMMGAMGAEIWLARGMHPPVPDTKQLLRKLIAEINVSGNADEEVDAGVIEKLTQAVDDIEASQVQAVQAQAQQEVLFSMTLPFADSNPVELTVRRGPRQDGEQPVLTVNVHSKTEELGPVWLKTQLMNAQQIELTMWAENEAVVAQARSRSYLLGDELRAAGLNMRAFSVVHGARPSEVSDWTPSGRGLVVDVSA, encoded by the coding sequence ATGGGTCCGGTTCCCTTGATCTCTGGGGCCGAGGCGCTTGTTGCGCCCGGCCGCATCCACCCCATCTTTTTAGAAGGCAAGTTATTGCCTTTGCAGGGCAGTCCTGCAGCCGAATTGGGCTTGAAAGACGGGCAAGTGATTCAAGCAACTGTGCGCTCCCAGCACGGCCAGCCAATGCTGGTCTTGCAAGGCCGCAATTTGCCACTGCCGGGCTTGCAGCCTTCCCAAGTGGGTGAGTCTATTTGGCTGCGCGCACAAGGCGGCACGCTGGTTCCCGTTAATGCACAACCATTGGTCTCGCGCATTGCCAGCTTGCTGTACCGACCCAGCGTGAACACCGAGTTGTCGCAGCTGTTTCAGCCTGGCACCTTGGATGAATTGCTAAGCAAAGTTCAACGACCTGATTTGCAAGCGCAATGGCGCGGCATGCAACTGTCGATGGCGCAACTCACGCCAGGCGCCTTGCGGCAAGCCATGATGGGGGCGATGGGTGCTGAAATTTGGCTGGCTCGAGGCATGCATCCGCCGGTACCCGACACCAAACAACTGTTGCGCAAACTGATTGCAGAAATCAATGTGTCAGGCAATGCCGATGAAGAAGTTGATGCTGGTGTGATTGAGAAGCTCACGCAAGCCGTAGACGACATTGAAGCCAGTCAAGTCCAAGCCGTTCAAGCGCAAGCGCAACAAGAAGTGCTTTTCAGCATGACCTTGCCATTTGCCGATTCAAATCCAGTCGAGCTGACCGTTCGACGTGGACCTAGGCAAGACGGTGAGCAGCCAGTGCTCACCGTCAATGTGCATTCCAAAACCGAAGAGTTGGGCCCCGTGTGGCTTAAGACCCAACTGATGAATGCACAACAAATTGAACTCACCATGTGGGCAGAAAACGAAGCCGTGGTGGCACAAGCCCGCTCTCGTTCTTATTTGCTGGGCGACGAGTTGCGTGCAGCAGGCCTCAACATGCGCGCCTTCAGCGTGGTGCATGGCGCCAGGCCCAGTGAAGTCAGTGATTGGACACCTTCAGGTCGTGGCCTGGTGGTGGATGTGTCCGCATGA
- a CDS encoding LPP20 family lipoprotein has translation MKRMTTASLTLCLALGVTALTGCKSINLAMPTSSAKDANTAMSAPLVEKRETITATGYAVVAVQNHKNPAQQRLMAIRASKLDAYRNLTEQVYGQQLDATSTVADMVVTNDTFRAKVEGVIYGARLVSITPVGEDTYETTLSLDRDVVQDLRIMFMGQMAARGR, from the coding sequence ATGAAACGCATGACCACCGCCAGCTTGACCCTCTGCCTCGCATTGGGCGTCACCGCCCTGACAGGCTGCAAGTCCATCAATCTGGCCATGCCCACCTCATCGGCCAAAGATGCCAACACGGCCATGTCTGCGCCATTGGTTGAAAAACGAGAAACCATCACAGCCACAGGCTATGCGGTGGTTGCTGTTCAAAACCACAAAAACCCCGCGCAGCAGCGTTTGATGGCCATTCGTGCCTCTAAATTAGACGCCTATCGCAACTTGACCGAGCAGGTTTACGGCCAACAACTGGACGCTACGTCCACCGTGGCCGACATGGTCGTCACCAACGACACCTTCCGCGCCAAAGTTGAAGGCGTGATCTACGGTGCCCGTTTGGTCAGTATCACCCCTGTGGGCGAAGACACCTACGAAACCACCTTGTCCCTCGACCGTGATGTTGTGCAAGATTTGCGCATCATGTTCATGGGCCAAATGGCTGCACGAGGCCGTTGA
- a CDS encoding sigma-54 interaction domain-containing protein, with protein MAKKSLSKAFIGASAGAEAIRHLIERVASSTATVLITGESGTGKELVARALHDQSDRSGGNFVPINCAAIPKDLLESELFGHRKGAFTGAMADRIGRFELAHGGTIFLDEIGDLSLDMQVKLLRVLQERTVDPVGGLKSVEVDVRVVAATHRDLEAEIEAGRFREDLYYRLNVLPLNTPALRQRAQDVPALLAHFAELFATKGQTPITFTADFIEALKDYAWPGNVRELSNLVDRFNTLFSGQLLSLASVPSSLLPKGLRTLQAERVSTPIVDSLEIVAPLSSKELHQSANAEVMNPFANPAPPLAMDMHNEVEDIIMLAQGLPSLPPEGLSLKDRLADIERDLIVQALNRTDGNVSQTARLLNLQRTTLIEKLNKYDLRQGTLPVAGNEDDKKTA; from the coding sequence ATGGCTAAAAAAAGTCTTTCCAAAGCTTTTATTGGCGCCAGTGCTGGCGCTGAGGCCATTCGGCATTTGATCGAACGGGTGGCTTCGTCCACGGCCACCGTGCTCATTACCGGCGAAAGTGGCACAGGCAAGGAGTTGGTGGCCCGTGCTTTGCACGACCAGTCCGACCGAAGTGGCGGAAATTTTGTCCCCATCAATTGCGCAGCCATCCCCAAAGATTTGCTCGAAAGCGAATTGTTTGGCCACCGCAAAGGCGCTTTCACAGGCGCCATGGCCGATCGCATTGGCCGTTTTGAGTTGGCCCATGGCGGCACCATCTTTTTAGACGAGATTGGCGATCTGTCTTTGGACATGCAGGTCAAACTGCTGCGCGTCTTGCAAGAACGCACCGTCGATCCGGTAGGCGGTTTGAAATCTGTGGAAGTGGATGTGCGCGTGGTCGCTGCCACCCACCGCGACTTGGAAGCCGAAATTGAAGCCGGGCGGTTTCGGGAAGACTTGTATTACCGCCTGAACGTGCTGCCCTTGAACACGCCCGCTTTGCGTCAAAGAGCGCAAGATGTACCGGCCTTGCTGGCGCATTTCGCGGAACTCTTTGCCACCAAAGGCCAGACCCCCATCACGTTTACAGCGGATTTCATTGAAGCCCTCAAGGACTATGCGTGGCCTGGCAATGTGCGCGAGTTGTCCAACTTGGTGGACCGGTTCAATACCTTGTTCAGTGGTCAGTTGCTCAGCTTGGCATCGGTGCCTTCGTCCTTGTTGCCCAAGGGGTTGCGTACTTTGCAAGCTGAACGGGTCAGCACCCCTATTGTCGATTCCTTGGAAATTGTGGCGCCCTTAAGCTCCAAAGAGTTGCACCAAAGTGCCAATGCCGAAGTGATGAACCCCTTTGCCAATCCTGCGCCGCCCTTGGCCATGGACATGCACAACGAGGTGGAAGACATCATCATGCTGGCGCAGGGCTTGCCCAGTTTGCCGCCCGAGGGGCTTTCCTTGAAAGACCGCTTGGCAGACATCGAGCGCGACTTGATTGTGCAAGCACTCAATCGCACCGATGGCAATGTGTCGCAAACAGCTCGCTTGCTGAATTTGCAGCGTACCACCCTGATTGAAAAACTCAACAAGTACGACTTGCGTCAAGGCACCTTGCCCGTTGCAGGCAACGAAGACGATAAAAAAACCGCTTGA
- the flhB gene encoding flagellar biosynthesis protein FlhB, translating into MAENSSAEQTEEPTARKLRNAREEGQVARSVELPAAAVTIGAILVLFMMGGYWIKQVAEIFASGFKFDRKTLDNPDLMVATFAHQLGESFLLIVPVLLVTAILAILSSGATGGYLFSLKSIMPNFGKLSIMSGLGRMFGARAAVELIKAILKFSLVAVVLWSLVSRQMDQMMQMGQMALEPALAAAGWMIGESALWLSLSLLVIALIDAPYQRYSFIKRMRMTKQEVKDEMKDMEGRPEVKQQIRRRQREMANNRMIQKVKDADVVITNPEHFAVALSYDPTGDGAPVLLAKGSDHMAARIREEAQKHGVEMFAAPPLARALYFSTEVDHPVPETLYLAVAQVIAYVFSLADVRPGVPPMPKPQPKVPASMLFDANGKLMTS; encoded by the coding sequence ATGGCTGAAAATTCCAGTGCCGAACAAACCGAAGAGCCGACGGCGCGAAAACTACGGAACGCTCGGGAAGAGGGCCAAGTTGCGCGCTCGGTCGAGTTGCCTGCGGCCGCCGTGACCATTGGCGCCATCCTGGTGTTGTTCATGATGGGCGGCTACTGGATCAAACAAGTGGCTGAAATTTTTGCATCGGGTTTCAAGTTCGATCGCAAGACTTTGGACAATCCTGATTTGATGGTTGCCACCTTTGCCCATCAACTGGGCGAGAGTTTCTTGCTGATCGTGCCCGTGTTGTTGGTCACTGCTATTTTGGCCATCTTGTCCAGTGGTGCCACGGGCGGTTATTTGTTTTCTTTGAAAAGCATCATGCCTAACTTTGGCAAGCTCAGCATCATGTCGGGCCTGGGCCGCATGTTCGGTGCGCGTGCTGCTGTTGAACTGATCAAGGCCATCTTGAAATTCTCTTTGGTGGCCGTTGTCTTGTGGTCATTGGTCAGCCGACAAATGGACCAAATGATGCAAATGGGTCAGATGGCCCTCGAGCCCGCCTTGGCTGCTGCAGGTTGGATGATTGGCGAGTCGGCCCTGTGGCTTAGCTTGAGCCTCTTGGTCATTGCCCTGATTGATGCGCCCTACCAGCGCTACTCGTTCATCAAGCGCATGCGCATGACCAAGCAAGAGGTCAAAGACGAGATGAAGGACATGGAAGGTCGTCCTGAAGTCAAACAACAAATTCGCCGCCGTCAGCGCGAAATGGCCAACAACCGCATGATCCAAAAAGTCAAAGATGCGGACGTGGTGATCACCAACCCAGAACACTTTGCCGTCGCTTTGTCATACGACCCCACCGGCGATGGTGCCCCTGTGCTTCTGGCCAAAGGCTCTGACCACATGGCGGCTCGCATCCGCGAAGAGGCCCAAAAACACGGTGTTGAAATGTTTGCCGCACCGCCCTTGGCGCGTGCCCTTTATTTCAGCACCGAGGTCGATCACCCCGTGCCTGAAACGCTTTATTTGGCGGTTGCGCAAGTGATCGCCTATGTCTTCAGCTTGGCCGATGTACGCCCCGGTGTCCCGCCCATGCCCAAACCACAACCCAAAGTACCAGCGTCCATGTTGTTTGATGCCAACGGTAAATTGATGACCTCTTAA
- the fliR gene encoding flagellar biosynthetic protein FliR, with protein MDIAVTELLERFYGLLWPMLRISALLVAAPIFSLRALNLRVRIVLAMALTWLVYPMHEWPVIDPLSPTGLMEICNQLMIGLLMGLMLQVVTAAIVVAGQSIANAIGLSMATMIDPNMGNVPVISQFLLVMATLIFVGLGGHALLLNLVVESFKTLPIGSNLMSTEAMKHVIAWSSMLFLGALLTALPVIVALLFINIGLGVATRAAPSLNIFSVGFPAMVLAGYGVLILALPSIGARIQWLWMQGFFQVRALVGIT; from the coding sequence ATGGACATCGCAGTCACCGAACTGTTGGAGCGCTTTTATGGGCTCCTCTGGCCGATGCTGCGAATCTCGGCCCTGTTGGTGGCCGCCCCTATTTTTTCACTCAGAGCCCTGAACTTGCGCGTGCGCATTGTGCTGGCCATGGCCCTCACTTGGCTGGTCTACCCCATGCACGAGTGGCCGGTCATTGACCCCCTCTCGCCCACCGGCTTGATGGAAATTTGCAACCAGCTCATGATTGGTCTGCTGATGGGTTTGATGCTCCAAGTGGTTACCGCAGCCATCGTGGTGGCAGGCCAGTCCATTGCCAACGCCATCGGTTTGTCGATGGCCACCATGATCGATCCCAACATGGGCAATGTGCCCGTCATCTCTCAGTTCTTGTTGGTCATGGCCACGCTGATTTTTGTGGGCCTGGGTGGCCACGCATTGCTCTTGAATTTGGTGGTTGAAAGTTTCAAAACCTTGCCCATTGGCAGCAACTTGATGAGTACTGAAGCCATGAAACACGTGATTGCTTGGAGCTCCATGTTGTTCTTGGGCGCATTATTAACAGCGCTACCTGTGATCGTAGCTTTGCTGTTCATCAACATTGGCTTGGGTGTGGCCACGCGCGCAGCGCCCAGTTTGAACATTTTCTCTGTCGGATTTCCAGCCATGGTGCTGGCCGGTTACGGCGTGCTCATTCTGGCTTTGCCCAGCATTGGCGCGCGCATTCAATGGCTGTGGATGCAGGGCTTTTTCCAAGTCCGCGCCTTGGTCGGTATCACCTGA
- the fliQ gene encoding flagellar biosynthesis protein FliQ: MDTATVVDLGRQALWMTVLISAPLLGVALFVGLAIGILQAATSINEATLSFIPKLAALAITLAVVGGWQLTTLVDYTRSIFQRIPGLFT; this comes from the coding sequence ATGGACACCGCCACCGTTGTTGACCTGGGTCGCCAAGCACTTTGGATGACCGTTTTAATTTCCGCACCCTTGTTGGGTGTGGCCTTGTTTGTGGGTCTGGCCATTGGTATTTTGCAAGCTGCAACGTCCATCAATGAAGCCACTCTCAGCTTTATTCCCAAGCTGGCCGCATTGGCCATCACCTTGGCTGTGGTGGGTGGTTGGCAGTTGACCACCTTGGTCGATTACACGCGCAGTATTTTCCAGCGCATACCCGGATTGTTCACCTGA
- the fliP gene encoding flagellar type III secretion system pore protein FliP (The bacterial flagellar biogenesis protein FliP forms a type III secretion system (T3SS)-type pore required for flagellar assembly.) has translation MLRKVFKQPIVLASCILALAMLAFPFAASAQGIPMLNVTGGPKGQQQYSLSLQLLALMTSLTLLPSFLLMMTAFVRIIIVLSILRQALGTGQTPPNTVLVGLSLFLTLFIMSPILNDIYTNALVPYMQKGMAFDKALAAAEEPLRNFMMKQTREDDIGLFMQMANKGEPVNAAAVPFSTLVPAFITSELKSAFTIGFLIYIPFVVIDLIVASVLMSMGMMMLSPMMISMPFKLMLFVLVDGWSLILGSLAASFAT, from the coding sequence ATGCTGCGTAAAGTATTCAAACAACCGATCGTCTTGGCCAGCTGCATCCTTGCATTGGCCATGTTGGCATTTCCTTTTGCCGCTTCAGCGCAGGGCATTCCCATGCTGAACGTCACGGGCGGCCCCAAAGGCCAACAACAGTACAGCTTATCGCTGCAACTGTTGGCCTTGATGACATCGCTCACGCTGCTGCCCTCTTTCCTGCTCATGATGACGGCCTTTGTGCGCATCATCATTGTGTTGTCCATCTTGCGCCAAGCGCTGGGCACGGGCCAAACACCCCCCAACACAGTGTTGGTAGGTTTGTCTTTGTTCCTCACCTTGTTCATCATGTCGCCCATCTTGAACGACATCTACACCAACGCCTTGGTGCCCTACATGCAAAAAGGCATGGCCTTTGACAAAGCTTTGGCTGCCGCCGAAGAACCTTTGCGCAACTTCATGATGAAGCAAACACGCGAAGACGACATTGGTCTGTTCATGCAAATGGCCAACAAAGGCGAGCCCGTCAATGCAGCGGCTGTGCCCTTCTCCACTTTGGTGCCCGCCTTCATCACGTCTGAACTCAAAAGCGCGTTCACCATCGGCTTCCTGATTTACATCCCCTTCGTGGTGATTGACCTGATTGTGGCCAGCGTGCTCATGTCCATGGGCATGATGATGTTGTCGCCCATGATGATCTCAATGCCCTTCAAACTGATGTTGTTTGTGTTGGTCGATGGTTGGAGCTTGATCCTTGGATCGCTGGCCGCCAGCTTTGCCACCTGA
- the fliO gene encoding flagellar biosynthetic protein FliO: protein MAPGFGSADLFRMFGSFALVLALMAALLWALRRLQSRMNSQNAGRRLQILESVSVGPRQKIALVRVGEHEVMVGITASQISALAQWSEGVAQPPSSLQNELSELSASLSAPGDAHAA from the coding sequence ATGGCACCCGGCTTTGGTAGCGCCGACCTGTTTCGGATGTTCGGCAGCTTTGCCTTGGTGCTGGCTTTGATGGCTGCGCTCTTGTGGGCGCTGCGCCGTTTACAGTCTCGCATGAACAGCCAAAACGCTGGCCGCAGATTGCAAATCTTGGAGTCTGTCAGCGTCGGTCCTCGACAAAAAATTGCCTTGGTTCGCGTTGGCGAACACGAGGTCATGGTGGGCATCACGGCCTCTCAAATCTCCGCCTTGGCCCAATGGTCTGAAGGCGTTGCCCAACCCCCATCCTCTTTGCAGAATGAACTGAGCGAACTCAGCGCAAGCTTGTCTGCCCCCGGAGACGCTCATGCTGCGTAA
- the fliN gene encoding flagellar motor switch protein FliN, which produces MTDTQTDAAIENEAAQRQINPEVLQNISVTLSIEVGRAMIKIRDLMRLTQGSVVELDRIAGEPLDLLVNNTVVAQGEIVLVNDRYGVRLTRVAPASERMKNL; this is translated from the coding sequence ATGACCGATACACAAACAGACGCCGCCATCGAAAACGAAGCGGCCCAACGCCAAATCAATCCTGAAGTCCTTCAAAACATCAGCGTCACGCTGTCCATTGAAGTGGGCCGTGCCATGATCAAAATTCGCGACCTGATGCGCCTCACCCAAGGCAGTGTGGTTGAGCTCGATCGCATCGCAGGCGAGCCTCTCGACCTGTTGGTCAACAACACGGTGGTGGCCCAAGGCGAGATCGTTTTGGTCAATGACCGTTATGGCGTTCGCCTCACGCGTGTGGCGCCCGCGTCAGAACGCATGAAGAACTTATAA
- the fliM gene encoding flagellar motor switch protein FliM — MATSLLTPDELSALAEGVMDGSIPVDTGFNTAARVKKHDLASEDSSLGVNITSIDMINERFIRTFRLGLVEMLRTSPKVNPNQVEIVRFGDYLKSLKAPLSVNVVRMNPLRGNSIVVIDPTVVFSSLDSFFGGFGKGVGNLPPGRLFTPTESRIINMILEVFFKSLKDAWSAVLPVDFELVSSEINPQFAQIADENDLVILTRFEAEGNMDAQGFIDLVYPYASLKPIRELLRSRVQSGDGNDESDKQWREELEEAVDSASLEARVLLGSIESSFGEIEAMKEGDVLFFKKPDLARLLVNGLPAFDVQVGTIGAQTAVQIERACIPGMQ; from the coding sequence ATGGCCACCTCTTTATTAACACCTGACGAACTTTCTGCCTTGGCAGAAGGCGTGATGGATGGTTCGATTCCAGTCGACACTGGCTTCAACACCGCCGCACGGGTGAAGAAACACGACCTGGCCAGCGAAGACAGCAGCTTGGGGGTGAACATCACCTCGATCGACATGATCAACGAGCGCTTCATTCGCACCTTTCGTTTGGGCTTGGTCGAAATGCTGCGCACCAGCCCCAAGGTCAATCCCAACCAGGTTGAAATTGTTCGCTTTGGCGACTACCTCAAAAGCTTGAAAGCCCCCTTGTCGGTCAATGTGGTTCGCATGAACCCCTTGCGCGGCAACTCCATTGTGGTGATTGACCCCACGGTGGTCTTCAGCTCACTCGACAGTTTCTTTGGTGGTTTTGGCAAAGGCGTTGGCAACTTGCCACCCGGCCGCTTGTTCACGCCCACCGAGTCACGCATCATCAACATGATTTTGGAAGTCTTCTTCAAATCACTCAAAGATGCATGGTCGGCTGTTTTGCCTGTTGACTTTGAATTGGTCAGCTCCGAAATCAACCCCCAGTTTGCCCAAATCGCCGACGAGAATGACTTGGTCATCTTGACGCGCTTTGAAGCCGAAGGCAACATGGACGCACAAGGCTTCATTGACCTCGTGTATCCGTATGCCTCGCTCAAACCCATTCGCGAATTGTTGCGCAGCCGAGTTCAGTCCGGCGATGGCAACGACGAGTCCGACAAACAATGGCGCGAAGAGTTGGAAGAAGCTGTTGACAGCGCCAGCTTGGAGGCTAGGGTCTTGTTGGGTAGCATTGAATCTTCTTTTGGCGAAATTGAAGCTATGAAAGAAGGCGACGTGCTCTTCTTTAAGAAGCCCGATCTGGCCCGTTTGTTGGTCAACGGCTTGCCTGCATTTGATGTCCAAGTGGGCACCATTGGCGCACAAACCGCCGTGCAAATTGAGCGGGCTTGCATTCCCGGTATGCAATAA
- a CDS encoding flagellar basal body-associated FliL family protein gives MATAAPEEEVVAEEPKKKKPIVLIIGGVVGLIVLIVGIVLGTLFFTGYFNPKPPVDPEAAAEAADAHGGGHGDKKGDAKPGKKTKDSPELTRFEYTYMQIEREFLVNVSGSKKVMSVQIAVMTHYDDRVFENVKKHDFAIRSAVMDVMRLTTDADLVKPDFRKELAAKIRDAINTLLEKYEDFGGIEEIHFTNFIVQ, from the coding sequence ATGGCCACAGCAGCTCCAGAAGAAGAAGTCGTCGCAGAAGAGCCGAAAAAGAAGAAACCGATCGTCCTGATCATTGGCGGTGTGGTGGGCTTGATCGTGCTCATCGTGGGCATCGTGCTGGGAACCTTGTTTTTCACAGGCTACTTCAACCCCAAACCCCCAGTTGACCCTGAAGCCGCAGCAGAAGCTGCGGATGCGCATGGCGGTGGCCATGGCGACAAAAAAGGCGACGCCAAGCCAGGCAAGAAGACCAAAGATTCACCTGAACTCACTCGCTTTGAGTACACCTACATGCAAATTGAACGCGAGTTCTTGGTCAATGTGAGTGGCTCCAAAAAAGTGATGTCTGTGCAAATTGCCGTCATGACCCATTACGACGACCGCGTTTTTGAAAACGTGAAGAAGCACGACTTTGCCATTCGATCAGCCGTGATGGACGTGATGCGTCTCACCACCGATGCCGACTTGGTCAAACCCGATTTCCGCAAAGAGTTGGCCGCCAAAATTCGCGATGCCATCAACACCTTGCTTGAAAAATACGAAGACTTCGGTGGCATTGAAGAAATTCACTTCACCAACTTCATCGTGCAATAA